Sequence from the Aquimarina sp. Aq107 genome:
TATGCAGGTAATCCAAGTGTACAATTACGTTTTAATGTATTGACAGGAACTGGTACAAGTGGATGGCAAAGTGATATTGCTATTGATGCCGTAAGCATCCAAAATGGTACAGGAAATCCTAATCCAACTTGTGATAGTATCGACTTTAATGACTTTACAATCACCTCTTTTTCTAACCAAGATAGTGCAGGAAATTTCTCTATACAGAATGGAGGAAGAGCTTTATCGCTAACTAATAATACTTGGAAATATATTAGCCTTAATTATACAGTTACTGCAAATACGGTGATTGAATTTGATTTTAGCAGCACTTCTCAAGGAGAGATTCATGCCGTAGGTTTTGAAGACAACAATTCACTAACATCTTCGCGTTATTTTAAGGTACACGGTACTCAAAATTATGGAGTAACGAATTTTGATAATTATTCCTCTGGTACAACTACTTATGTTATTCCTGTTGGGAATTTTTATACAGGAGCTATGGATAGATTGGTTTTTATCAATGATAATGATGCTGGATCAGGAAATAATTCAATTTTCTCTAATGTAAAAATATATGAAGGATCATGTAACGGTTTATCAGCAACAGAAATAATTGCTAATCTAGATGATAAAAGACCAATTATGGGAACTGATAAAGAAGGTATCGAAGCGATAAAAATGTCTCCCAACCCAACATCTGATCAGTTTTCACTCCAGTTAAGTTCTCAAAGTACAGAAGATGCTATAGTACATATATATAACACATTAGGACAGAAAAAGTATGAAGCTATATTAAACCCTGGAATCAATAATTTTTCTGCACGTAATTTGTCGCTTAGTTCTGGAGTTTATATTGTAAAAATTAAATCAAAGGGTAGCGAAGAGATTACTCAAAAATTAATTGTTAGATAATTCATAACAATATATCAAACCAGTAATTTGCATAAGATGCTTCGGTAAGTAATACTGGAGCATCTTTTTTTTACACTTTGTGAAATTTGTGGATAATTAAGATTGTTAAGAATGCGAAATAACATTTCTTATATTTGTTACACTAACAATCATCATTTGGAATTCGGTAAAAATTTATTGTTTTTTTTTTAGTGCTTTAGGAGCTTTTAATGGGCTCTTTCTTAGCCTCTATTTTGGGTTTTTAATTAAGAATAAAAGCAGAGCCACTCTTTTTTTAGCAGCTCTTTTATTTGTAATAAGTGTTCGTGTTACTAAATCTGTTTTCTTAACATTTTATCCAGGTACATCTTCTATATTCGTTAGTGTAGGGTTGACAGCTTGTTTTTTAATTGGCCCATTTTTATATCTATATACCAAAATTGCTATAAACCCTCTCAAAGTCCATAAATGGAATTGGTTATTTCATATTGTTCCAGTGTTGATATTTATGACGATCATTAGTATTGAATATCCATATAGAGAATACAAACACTTATGGTGGCGTAGTCCACCAAGAATATTTGGATCACTTTTATTTATCCAATGGACAATATATACAATAGCAGCTATTTATCAATCAAGAAATAGGTTTAGGAAACTTTGGAGTAAAACTGAGAAGATTACTACGTTGGATTTTTGGATCATTAATATCGTTACGGGTGGTTTTATTATTTGGTTAGCATATAATACCACAACCTATACCTCTTATATAGTTGGAGCATTGTCATTTTCATTTACCTTTTACATCACTTTGGTCATTTGGATTATAAAGCGGAGAAATAGTACACTTACCTTTGTTACGCCTATAGTAAAATATGCCAATAAAAAGATAGATCAGGAAAAGGCATCTTCTATTGCTGATAGATTGAATGTTTTATTTAAAAAAGAAGAAATACATCGTGATCCTAATCTAAAGTTATTAGATGTTGCTAGTAAACTTGATGTAAAACCGCACGAACTTTCTCAGTACCTTAATGATAACCTAGGACTAAGTTTTTCTAGTTACATTAACACGTATCGCGTAAAAACTGCGACAGAATTAATTAAGACAAATACATTACTTACTTTAGAAGCCATTGGTAATGAATGTGGTTTTAAATCGAATTCTACTTTTTATACTGCTTTTAAAAAACAAGAGGGGATGACACCATCTCAGTTCAAAAAATCCTTTAAATAACACGTGTTTTTTCTACGGAATTATAAATCCGAAGAACGTGAACTTCTTTTGTATATTGATTTTTAAGGTTTTCAAATAGATTAGCATTCTAAATCAATCTTTTAAAAATCGAACAATGAAAAATTTATTGCTATTATCTATATGTTTAATTATTTTTCAAATAACTTCTGGGCAATCAGATAAAGATCAAATAACTGAAACTCTTCTACATTATATAGAAGGAACCGCAAATGGAGCGCCAGATAGAATAAAAAAAGCCTTTCATAAAGATTTAAATTTATATTCAATTTCTAACGATACTTTAAGTATTAGATCTGGTAAAAAGTATATTGGCTATTTTAAAGAAGGCCAAAAACGCGAAAGAGTAGGTAAGATCGTTTCTATTGATGTTGTTAATGATGCAGCAATAGCCAAAGTAGAGATCGATGTGCCAACTAGAAAAAGATTATATACTGATTACATGATGTTATTAAAGGTAAAGGGAGCCTGGAAAATCATACATAAATCATATACTCATATTAATTACTAAATCGACTAAATTTTATGACTGGTACTTCGATATTTAAATGTTTCATTTTATTTTATATCTGTGCTGGGATAGTTTGTTATTCGCAAGCTCAAGACTCTGATGCTACGGTAAAAAAATTAGAAACTAAGTTAGATTCTTTGATAAACCATGCTTTAGAAAATGAGCATATTCCTGGGGCAGCATTTATTATTGTAAAAGATGGAAAGACGCTATTAAAAAAAGGATACGGATATACCAGTTTAGGTGAAGGAATTAGAAGAGTAGATCCGGATTCAACCATTTTTAGGATAGGATCTGTAATCAAAACTTTTACTTCAACTGCTTTGCTTCAACTAATTGACAAAGAGTTAATTGAAATAAATACAGATGTAAATAATTATCTAACATCTGTAAAAGTACCTACTACTTTTATGGAACCTGTTACATCAGCACATTTACTAAATCATAGTGCTGGTTTTGATGAATTAACAGGTCGTGTTGTATATAATGAACAGGCATCTATTCCATTAAAGGAATTTCTAAAAGACCGATTAGTTCGTGTACGCAGACCAGGAATGATCTCTAGTTATTCGTCATACGGAATTGCGTTAGCAGGATTATTAGTAGAAGATATCAGCGGTTTAAAACTTGATCAATATATGAAAAAACACATTTGGGAACCACTAGGAATGAATATGACATCTATGTTTTTAAATGAACAAGTTGAAAATTATGCTTTCTTGGGGATATGAATATCGTAACGGAATTAATATGCCACAACCTTGGGAGTATTATCATACGTACCCAGCTTCTGATATCAATAGTACTGTTGCAGATATGGGAAAGTATCTTAATATGCATTTAAACAATGGAGTATTTAATAATGAAAAGATACTAAGCGCCGAATTAGCGAAACTGATGAAACAACCACAATTAAGAGTGCATAAAAAAGTAGAAGCTTTTGCATATGGGTTCTACGAAGAAGATGCGCATGGTTTTAGAACAATAAGCCATGGAGGCGATATGCAAGGATATTCATCGTATATGGCAATGGTGGCAGAAAAGAAACTGGGAGTTTTTATCGTGCATCATCATGAAGGAACTCGATTGAGATATGCCATTATGGATGAAATTTTAAAAACGTTCAAGGAAGATCGGCAAGAAACACCTTTGAAACCTTTAATAGAAAAAACTGAACTCGATAAACTAGCAGGACATTATATGTGGACTACACATTGTCATAGCTGTGTGGATGGTTGGAAACCAAATCGACAAGAATTAGTTGTAAACGATGATCAAACATTTACAATTATGAATCGAACTTATAAAGAAATAGAACCTTTGCTATTTAAAAGTACAGACGGTATGCGTATTATCAGTTTTGTAGAAAATGAAACCGGTGTGATAGAATATATGTCTTTGGGTGGAGTTAATATGTTTGAAAAAGTGGATTAATAATCATTTGTAAGAGGTATTTTGGTAATAGCTAATTGCATTTTTAATTAAAATTATAGTAGAATAACAGATAAGCACACAATAATCGAATATTTATTCGATTATTGTGTTTATATTTGCCCCGTGAGAGTAAAAGATGAACATAAACGACAGGCAATAGTAGCACATACTTTGGACATAGTTTCTAAAAAAGGATTCGCAGGCATAAAAATGTCTACATTGGCCCAAAGAATAGGTATTTCGGTTTCCACATTGTATGTCTATTATGAGAATAAAGATGATCTCATAGTATCCATTGCAAGTGAATTGATCACTCGCATTACTAAAAATAGTGTTCAAGATATTACTGAAGATTTACCTTTTAAATTAAGGATGAAAACTGTTTGGTTATACTGGATTAATTTTAGTATAAATCACAGTAAGGAGATGAGTTTTATAACACAGGTAAAAAAGTCCCCATACTATGAAAAGATTCCAACAACAATAATAGAAACCAAAAATAGAATCGGAACAGAGTTGTTTGAACTAGGTAAAAACGAAGGGCTTATTAGAGATATCGATAATGAAATTTTGGAAGCTACCATTGGGGCACTTTTGTATGAAACTGTTAACCTCATTATCAATAAGAAAATACAGTTAAACAAAAAAGATATGGATATGATGTTTTCCTTTGTTTGGAATGCTATTAAAAGTTAATTTTTTTATTCTAAAAAAGAATATTTATTCGATTATAAAAGATAAGAATCTTAAAACAACTAATGAAAAATAAATTTTTTAAATATTTAAAACGAATGATTGCAGGTATAGGAATTCTTGTTGGTATAGTGTTACTAATAGCTATTTTGTTTATTAATTTAAGTCCTGAGTTTGGAGGTAAGGCAACAGATGAACAACGAGATTCATATGCTTCTTCTAAAAATTATAAGGATGGTAAGTTTATAAACACTAATGAGGTAAAGCTAGATATGAGTCTAAGTGATATGGGTAAGAGTCTTATTGGATATTTAAAATCTCAACCGAACACAGTACCTAAGGATAATTTACCTATTAAAGAAGTGGATTCTTTGGATATTGTAGAGTTTAAAAAAGAGTCTAGTCTTATCTGGTTTGGCCATTCCTCATTTTTGTTACAGGTAAATCATAAAAATATATTGATAGATCCAATGTTAGGCAATGTACCAGCACCACATCCCTTGTTAGGAGGTAAGCGTTTTAGTAAAAGTCTTCCAATAGAAATAGAAAAAATGCCTAAAATAGATGCCGTTCTTATTTCTCATGATCATTATGATCACTTAGATTATGGTTCAATTCAGAAACTAAAAGGTAAAGTAACTATGTTTTATACGCCATTAGGAGTTGGAATTCATTTACAAAAATGGGGAATAGAAAAAGAACGAATTATTGAATTAGACTGGTGGGAAGAAATTATGTTTGAAGAAATAAAGTTTATTTGTACGCCTGCACAACATTTTTCTGGAAGAGGACTAGCTGATAGAGCAAAAACATTGTGGAGTTCTTGGATAATTCAATCGGATAAAGAAAACATCTTTTTTAGTGGAGATAGTGGATATGCGGATCATTTCAAACAGATAGGTGAGAAGTACGGTCCATTTGATTTTGCTATGATAGAATGTGGGCAGTACAATGAAATGTGGCCTGATATACATATGTTCCCAGAAGAGACTGCACAAGCGGGATTAGATGTTAGGGCAAAAGTAATAATGCCAATTCATTGGAGCGGTTTTAAGTTGGCAATGCATACTTGGAAAGATCCTATAGAACGAGTTAGCAAGAAAGCTAAAGAATTAAATATTAGTATGATTACTCCAATAATTGGTGAATCTATTTTCCTAAAAGAAAACAACAATCTGAAAAAATCTTGGTGGGAAAATATTGAGTAAATACTACAATTGAGTGTTATACAGATATTTTTTTAGAATACTCCATAAAACTATTTTCAAAACGCTTTAGTTTAGGATCAAGCTTTTCTGAATATAAGACGAATTGACATTTTTTAATACCACGAGTAATAGAAAGGAGTGCAGTATACGCTGCATTTTCAGTCAAAAAACCTGCATCATCAACACTAAATATTTTTAATTGTGAAACACTTAATCCATTAGCTAGTAGTAACTTATTTAATGTTACAGGTGTCGAAATAAGGATATCAAGTCCTTCGAATATTTCTGATTTTTGAAGATCAATATGTAATTCCTCGTGACTTAAATATACTCGTAAGGAGTTATGTTTAGTATATTTTAAGAACAAATCATACAATTCTGTGGCTTTTTCTTTGTTTTTTACAAGCACGATTGCTCTAGGCGCATTACCAACAGCAGTACATTTTAGTTTATGTAAAATAGTAAGAATAAGCGTAGTTGTTTTACCTATATCCGTTGGACCACTGCAAAATACATTAGCGCCACTTTTTATTACAGGAATAGCTTTAGTTTGAAAAGGTGTCGCCAAAGTTATATCTAAGTCCGAGAGTTTTTCCTGTATATCAGCGTGTAGTTTTTTAAAAGGCATAGAATTATAAGAGATATCTTTTTAATATAATTTCTCGACAAATATACTACCAACAAACCGAATAAATTAATATTATTAACTGAACTGTCGGGTTGATTATGAATAGCCATAATTAGGAATTCGCAATAAAGAGAATATAGATGTCCAAATCCTTGTTTTTTACTAAAATCACAAGTGTTTTTACTAATTGGAGTTTTTTCATCTAACTATATTTGTTTGATAAAAAGAAATGAATTGCTAATTGCGAAATATTTAATTTCTAAATTAGTTGTAATGCAAAAATCATAGTTAGTAACATAATGCCTAGAACTATATTCCAAAATATTGTAATTCAAAAATTTGAGGAGGCAACATCTTTAGCTTTTTGTAAGTACACTCCCATACGTTTTTTTGAAATTTTACATATAGAAAAGGGTACAGGAACAATTATTATCAATAACCACAAGGTTAGCTATAGTGATAATCAACTGTTTATTTTAATACCTAGTGACCAATATAATCTGGAAATTGAAACCCCAACTACAGTTTCTGCTATAAAATTTCTAAATAGTTTTTTTAGTAGTTCTAGCTTAGAAGAAAACGAATTACAGCGAAAAGAGTGGTTTAGAAGAATAGAAACGATTTTACATAGTGCGAATAGAACATCTAATTTAGGGTTACAGTTTAATACAGATCAGAGTAGTTTAAACTCTTTATTTACAGTGTTGTGCAATGAATATAATGATGAGAATCTAAAAAATGAAGTTGTACTAAAATCCACAATGCATACTATTTTGCACATTATCTCTAGGAATGTGAATTTTATTTCTTCAAAAATGTCTAGTTCTAAAATTCAGGAGATTATTAATTACATCCATAGCAACATTCATGATTCCGAAAAACTAACAAAAAAGGAATTAGCAGATCAATTTCATATTTCAGAAAACTACATTAGTCAGTATTTTAAAAATAAAATGAATATCGGCTTAAAGAAATACATTCTTAATTACAAATTAAAATTAGCAGAAACTCGCTTAAAATATACAGATTTAACAGTTACTGAAATTTCTCAAGAATTGGGTTTTATAGATAGTAGTCATTTAGATAAAACCTTTCTATCCTATAAAGGAATAACGGCAAAAAAGTATAAAGATAGTTTGAAAACTAGTTTATAATTATAGATTCCTCATTTTTTACTAAATCCTCTTTTTTTCTTACCAAATCTAGGCTCCAGACTCAGCGTAAATTTGAATTATAATTCATAAACAATAGTTATAATGAAAAATTCACAAGAAGTATTTGAGAGTCATATGAAGGCTGTAGACACACTAGAACCTTCTAAAGTAATGGATGATTATACGGATGATGCGATCTTCATAACACCAGAAAAAACGTATAAGGGGAAGCAAGTAATTTTCAATTTTTATAAAAAGTTCCTTCCAAATTTTGACGGTTTTCAATTCAAAACCATCAAACAAGAAGCTCATGATAATGTAGTGTATTTCGTTTGGAGTGGAAAAAACACACATCTAGATATACAACTTGCTACAGACACTTATATCATAGATAATGGAAAAATAAAGCAACACACATTTGCTGCAATTAATAATTAACACTTTTAAATATATACACAATGGACTACAAAAATTTTCAAACATTCACAGCAGAACAAAAAGGCGGAATTTTAACCGTAGATATCAACTTTGGACCTGTAAACGTACAAGGACAAGAAATGTTAGCGGACTTAAGCAGTTTATGTCTTCGTTTAGAACGAGATAGAAGTGTAAAAGTAGTTGTTTTTCAATCTTCTAATCCAGGATATTGGGTATGTCACTATGATACAAATCTCCTAAGGGATATGTCTGAAGAAGCTATACCAAGAAACAAAGTAAAACTACTTGATTTACAATCAGTATTAGAACGATTAAGTAATGTGCCGCAAGCTACTATCGCAAAAATAGAAGGTTTTGCACGTGGCGGGGGTCACGAGATGGCATTAGCTTTAGATATGCGTTTTGCAGCACGTGGTAAAGCAAAATTTATGCAAATGGAAGTAGGTATGGGGATTTTACCATGTGGTGGTGGAGCATCTCGTATGGCAAGACAAGCAGGATTGGGTAAAGCACTAGAAATTATTTTAGGAGCAAGAGATTGGGATGCAGACGAGGCAGAAAAATTTGGTACAATCAATAAGGCTTTAGATGCAGATGAAATAGGAGCTTATGTAGATGCATTAGCAGAACGTATTTCTAAATTTCCAGCAGAATCTATTGAAGCTTGTAAAAGAGCTGTTTATGCTTCTATCGATTTACCTATTGCTGAAGCATTACAAGAAGAAGCCTATCAATTGTTTCAAGCAACTAGCAAAACACCAGCAATAAAGCGATTTACAATTGCAGATGAAAATGGAGCACAATTTGACCACGATAATCAAAAGAACTGGGAAAATATGTTAATTGATTTACAGGAAATCCAAAGAGATTAAGAATTGATTTTATTCAATAATTACAATGGGTGCTCACAAATACGGGGCATCCATTATAAAAAAATAGTATTAAAATGAAAAAAAATAATGCACTAGCACAGGCTCGCGCGCTCATTCTACCATCTCGTGAAGCTTCGCTAAAACGTGAAGTATCTGTTTCCCAATTTTGGAACAGCAACCGAAAACTGCTCGAAAATGCATGGACAGAATGGGAAATCGAAAATAAAGATAGTTTATTGATTCCTGATGAAACACTACTTGATCCAAGTTTACGACAAGCTATTAATGACGCATGGGAAAACCCAGAAAAAGAAAATGCTGTTGCAGACTTATGGAAAGAAATTATTCCAGGTGTTTATTCTACACAATTTTTCAATCTTGAACGTTTAACAGATTTCAGAGATTATCTAGAAGAAGTGATAAAATCACAAATTCCTAAGCGTCCACCATATGGTATCCAATTAAATCGTTACGGAATTATGCTTGACCCACGCTCCGAAGGACATCTAGCAGCACCTAATTTTCAAACATTTTATAATGATATGATGAACCGTTATATGCGTCCAATTGCTCGTTTGTTATTAGGTACTTACGGTTATGATAATCAAACATTTGGTTTTTCGATTCAATATAATCCTGATAAAGATAAAGATTTGCATGCGCACACTGACGCTTCAGCTGCTACTTTGAATATCAATATTAACTTACCCGATGAAGAATTTACAGGTTCACAAGTTGATTTTCATGATAAAACTACGGGAAAAATTGTACAGACTATTTTTGAACCGGGTAAAGCAATAATCCATCGTGGTGATGTCCCACACGCTACACATCCTATCACTAGTGGACAACGCAGCAATTTGGTTGTTTGGTTATACGGAGATCACATGCAAATCCCTAGAGCTAATACAAGCAGTTATGGTAGTTCTGATAATTCGATATCTAAATTTGATGAACCAAAAAACATAACAGCTCAACAACGTTGGAATATACCAGACACACCCAAAGACACTTTTGCACCATTCTAAAAAGTCTAATTCTATAAGGTGATTATTCATCAATTACGCAAAGGATGTTTTAACATATTTTTAATAAATGATTTATTAAGTAGAAAGAATGATTTGCTAAATATAAGTTGTTGATATTTAAAGACTTAATTCTCTATAAAACATAGGGGTTATTTAATTTAACAAAACCATCAAAATATGTACACTAAAAAGAATTACTCAATAGGAAGAATGTTAAGCTGGACAAGAAGAGACATTTTTTTATTTTTCTTATTTTCAACAGTCCCAGTAATATTATACGAAATATTAGATTGGAAATGGTTACATCTGCCTTGGTTACCAATCGGTTTAGTAGGTACTGCTCTTGCCTTCATAATTGGTTTTAAGAATAACGCGTCTTATGGCAGGTTATGGGAAGCTAGAAAAATATACGGTGGTATCGTAAATGCATCTAGGCTTTTAGCAACAATGGTAAATGATTTTATAACAAATGAATATGCAATTCAAGATAAAACTGAAGAAGAGTTTTTTGAAATTAAAAAGACAATTATTTTTCGTCATGTTGCTTGGATGACGGCATTGAGACATGCACTACGTATAAAGAAACCTTGGGAAACTACAATAAGTAATAAATCCGATCAAGAGGTGATGAAAAAAATGCATATATAGGAGTATGTATTTACATTAAAAAAGGAACTTGAGGGCTATTTGTCGAAGGAAGAAAAAAGTTATGTTTTAGGTAAAGCCAATAAACAAACTGCTGCTCTTAATCTTCAATCAAAACATTTTAAAGATCTAAAAATGGATGGATTAATTGATGATTTCAGGCATATAGAGTTCAAAAATATTATTGGAGAACTGTTCACTCTACAAGGTAAAGCAGAAAGAATAAAGAATTTCCCTTATCCAAGACAATTTGCTACACTTAATTTGTTCTTCGCTTGGATTTTTGTCAGCTTATTACCGTTTGGTCTAATAAGTGAGTTTGATAAAATTGGGCGTGCATTAATCAACTCAGCAAATACAGATAGCTTGTATAATGCTATAGTTGAAAATTTTGTTTGGTTATCGATTCCATTTAGTATAGTAATATCCTGGATTTTCTTTACAATGGAACGTATTGGAGACGTTTCAGAAAACCCTTTTGAGGGGATAGCTAATGATGTTCCGATAACCACAATTTCTAGAGGAATAGAAATAGATATAAGAGAAATGATCGGAGATGACAAAAATATGATCCCAGATCCGCATCCAGAATATGAACATACACAGATGTAAATTATAATCCTTTTATACTATTTTGGGCCTAGTAATCTGGATCTGCTTAACAAAAGTATATGATTTAATCTACTTATAATTGATGATGTAATATAACTCCATCATACCCTGCTGCATATAATTTATCTTTTATTATAATTATGTCTTGTAGAAAATTATTAGCTACAAGTATTTCTTTGGTTTTTTTAGAACTCCTATCAATAGATATTACCTTATTGTCATCGCCACAAGTAATTATCTTTTTTTGATTATGATAAATAATTGAACGAATGATATCGCTATGTACTTTAGTTCTGGTTATCTTTTTTGTTATTGTAGAGAACTCTATCAAAGTTCCATCTTTGGATCCGGCCAAGATGAGATCATTTTTTTCAGTGTTTAAACAAAATAAAGGTTGATCGTATTTATAAACAATACGTGATGCCTTTGTTTTAGAAAACATATCCGTAATACATATGTTACCATCTTCACAACAGCTTATTATTTTATTCCCCATAATAGACAATCCCCAGATCCAGTGATGATGTACTTGTATAGTTTTAATTAAAGTAAGAGTAGTATCCAATAAATATATGTTTCCGCTAGTTCCAGCTGCAATTATTAAGTTGTTTTGGAAGCATACTAGATTTAAAATCATTTCTTTAAGTCGAATAGAGGATAATACTTCGCCTGATGTATTCCATTTTTTTATAGTAAAATCTCTAGAACAGGATATAAATTCATTGTTTTGGAAATGTATCATTTTAAATATAGATTTCGAATGAAATTCCATCGTGCTTAGTAGCGTAAGATTTGTATTCCAACGTTTTATTTTTTTGTCTCTCCCACAACTTAAAAATTCTTTTTTATTCAATTTAAGTAAATCCCAAATGTATCCTTGATGATGATCGCTTTTTTGATTACTACTTTTAATAAAAATATCTGATCTAAGAATGTATTTATTACCCTTAGTAACTTTTGCTCCAGTGTGCCATATTTTATGATCAAAGATTAATAATTTTCCTTTTCGAGGATGAATTGTTTTAACAGGTTGATTATCGGTTTTTGATTTATAAAACATTGTTTCTCCATTATCGAAACATGTATTGTCATTTAAATATAATAGAAATGTAAATTTGGATTCATATGTTGAGTTGGGATAATATACCCCATCTTGATGCTTAGAAAATAATTGATCTTCCTGATATCTACAAAATCTAATTTTATCATTGATACCAGTAATTTTTGTGACAATACAAGGGATTTTTAAATGTTTTAGTTTTCTGAATAAATAGGAAGATAATGCTATGTTATTTTCTACTATACGATCATTATTCCTATAATAATTGGGATAATGAGTTATAGCCTTTTCAAAACTTTGTTTTCTAGTATTCAATATCTTATCAATTTCTGTATCCGACAAGAAATCGTCGATTTCTATAAGAAGCAGATTGTTGACTTTGGTAATCGTATTCATCTAAAGTGTTTACAAGGTTCAAAAAACAAAGTTCTAAGAACTATAAAACCCTTGCATTGATGTATGGTAAGATTTATTCTCTAACAGCAGTTTTTCTAATACGACTTAACGATTCTGGTGTTATTCCTAAGTACGAAGCAATATAATGATGCGGTATACGGTTAAGGAGATCGGGATACAATTTTATAAAACTTTCATATCGATCTGATGCATTTTGGTATTGTAATGATTCTATTCGTTCAATGGCTAATAAATAATTAAATTCAGCCATTAATCTTCCAAAAGTATTTAGTGATTGACTGATTTCATAAAGAGACTTCCATTGTGTATAGTCTATAGATATTACTGTTCCTGGTAGTATACATTCTATAATTTCGTTACTTGGTTGTTCTTTTAATAAGCTAACAAATGAAGCAACAATTGGATTTCGTGATGTATAGTTAAAATAGCTAGTAATTTCTTTACCATCTTTTAGTTGATAAACTCTATAAATACCTGAGATAACAAATTTTACAGACTTACAAATCTGTTCTTGTTTTATTATAATATCTCCTTTATCATAATTTTCTAAAGAAAGTTTAGATTGGAGTGCTTTGATATCTGTTTCAGATAGATTGACCCACTTAGAAATAAAATTGATTAATTCTTGATATATTATAGATTCATTCATAATTCTAATAAAATTACAAAGTTTGGAGCAATTTTATATCCTGTAAAATATGAATTGTAATTTTATCTCGAAACCTACTTATATCAAGCGCTATATT
This genomic interval carries:
- a CDS encoding AraC family transcriptional regulator — translated: MTIISIEYPYREYKHLWWRSPPRIFGSLLFIQWTIYTIAAIYQSRNRFRKLWSKTEKITTLDFWIINIVTGGFIIWLAYNTTTYTSYIVGALSFSFTFYITLVIWIIKRRNSTLTFVTPIVKYANKKIDQEKASSIADRLNVLFKKEEIHRDPNLKLLDVASKLDVKPHELSQYLNDNLGLSFSSYINTYRVKTATELIKTNTLLTLEAIGNECGFKSNSTFYTAFKKQEGMTPSQFKKSFK
- a CDS encoding nuclear transport factor 2 family protein, which translates into the protein MKNLLLLSICLIIFQITSGQSDKDQITETLLHYIEGTANGAPDRIKKAFHKDLNLYSISNDTLSIRSGKKYIGYFKEGQKRERVGKIVSIDVVNDAAIAKVEIDVPTRKRLYTDYMMLLKVKGAWKIIHKSYTHINY
- a CDS encoding serine hydrolase, with protein sequence MTGTSIFKCFILFYICAGIVCYSQAQDSDATVKKLETKLDSLINHALENEHIPGAAFIIVKDGKTLLKKGYGYTSLGEGIRRVDPDSTIFRIGSVIKTFTSTALLQLIDKELIEINTDVNNYLTSVKVPTTFMEPVTSAHLLNHSAGFDELTGRVVYNEQASIPLKEFLKDRLVRVRRPGMISSYSSYGIALAGLLVEDISGLKLDQYMKKHIWEPLGMNMTSMFLNEQVENYAFLGI
- a CDS encoding serine hydrolase, yielding MNKLKIMLSWGYEYRNGINMPQPWEYYHTYPASDINSTVADMGKYLNMHLNNGVFNNEKILSAELAKLMKQPQLRVHKKVEAFAYGFYEEDAHGFRTISHGGDMQGYSSYMAMVAEKKLGVFIVHHHEGTRLRYAIMDEILKTFKEDRQETPLKPLIEKTELDKLAGHYMWTTHCHSCVDGWKPNRQELVVNDDQTFTIMNRTYKEIEPLLFKSTDGMRIISFVENETGVIEYMSLGGVNMFEKVD
- a CDS encoding TetR/AcrR family transcriptional regulator, whose protein sequence is MRVKDEHKRQAIVAHTLDIVSKKGFAGIKMSTLAQRIGISVSTLYVYYENKDDLIVSIASELITRITKNSVQDITEDLPFKLRMKTVWLYWINFSINHSKEMSFITQVKKSPYYEKIPTTIIETKNRIGTELFELGKNEGLIRDIDNEILEATIGALLYETVNLIINKKIQLNKKDMDMMFSFVWNAIKS
- a CDS encoding MBL fold metallo-hydrolase, with protein sequence MKNKFFKYLKRMIAGIGILVGIVLLIAILFINLSPEFGGKATDEQRDSYASSKNYKDGKFINTNEVKLDMSLSDMGKSLIGYLKSQPNTVPKDNLPIKEVDSLDIVEFKKESSLIWFGHSSFLLQVNHKNILIDPMLGNVPAPHPLLGGKRFSKSLPIEIEKMPKIDAVLISHDHYDHLDYGSIQKLKGKVTMFYTPLGVGIHLQKWGIEKERIIELDWWEEIMFEEIKFICTPAQHFSGRGLADRAKTLWSSWIIQSDKENIFFSGDSGYADHFKQIGEKYGPFDFAMIECGQYNEMWPDIHMFPEETAQAGLDVRAKVIMPIHWSGFKLAMHTWKDPIERVSKKAKELNISMITPIIGESIFLKENNNLKKSWWENIE
- a CDS encoding DEAD/DEAH box helicase, which translates into the protein MPFKKLHADIQEKLSDLDITLATPFQTKAIPVIKSGANVFCSGPTDIGKTTTLILTILHKLKCTAVGNAPRAIVLVKNKEKATELYDLFLKYTKHNSLRVYLSHEELHIDLQKSEIFEGLDILISTPVTLNKLLLANGLSVSQLKIFSVDDAGFLTENAAYTALLSITRGIKKCQFVLYSEKLDPKLKRFENSFMEYSKKISV
- a CDS encoding helix-turn-helix transcriptional regulator, whose amino-acid sequence is MPRTIFQNIVIQKFEEATSLAFCKYTPIRFFEILHIEKGTGTIIINNHKVSYSDNQLFILIPSDQYNLEIETPTTVSAIKFLNSFFSSSSLEENELQRKEWFRRIETILHSANRTSNLGLQFNTDQSSLNSLFTVLCNEYNDENLKNEVVLKSTMHTILHIISRNVNFISSKMSSSKIQEIINYIHSNIHDSEKLTKKELADQFHISENYISQYFKNKMNIGLKKYILNYKLKLAETRLKYTDLTVTEISQELGFIDSSHLDKTFLSYKGITAKKYKDSLKTSL